The following are encoded together in the Acidovorax sp. KKS102 genome:
- the tsaD gene encoding tRNA (adenosine(37)-N6)-threonylcarbamoyltransferase complex transferase subunit TsaD, whose protein sequence is MSLLILGIESSCDETGVALVRSTGNAVPTLLSHALHSQIEMHQAYGGVVPELASRDHIRRVLPLATQVLAESGQTLADVDVVAYTRGPGLAGALLVGAGVACALGAALDKPVLGVHHLEGHLLSPFLSADPPEFPFVALLVSGGHTQLMRVDGVGRYEILGETIDDAAGEAFDKSAKLMGLGYPGGPALSRLAEQGSATAFKLPRPLLHSGDLDFSFAGLKTAVLTQAKKLGDELEARKADLAASTEAAIVEVLVKKTLAALKQTGLKRVVVAGGVGANRHLRAQLNAACAAAKVRVHYPELHLCTDNGAMIAMAAAMRLQAGQQQANTDYAFDVKPRWPLDAITV, encoded by the coding sequence ATGAGTTTGCTGATCCTGGGTATTGAATCTTCGTGCGACGAAACCGGCGTGGCATTGGTCCGTTCCACGGGCAATGCCGTGCCTACGCTGCTGTCGCACGCGCTGCACAGCCAGATCGAGATGCACCAGGCCTATGGTGGTGTGGTGCCCGAGCTGGCCAGCCGTGACCACATCCGCCGCGTGCTGCCGCTGGCCACGCAGGTGCTGGCCGAGTCCGGCCAGACGCTGGCGGATGTGGACGTGGTGGCCTACACACGCGGCCCGGGCCTGGCCGGTGCGCTGCTGGTGGGGGCGGGCGTGGCCTGCGCGCTGGGCGCGGCGCTGGACAAGCCGGTGCTGGGTGTGCACCACCTGGAGGGGCATCTGCTGTCGCCCTTCCTCAGTGCCGACCCGCCGGAGTTTCCCTTTGTGGCCCTGCTCGTCTCGGGCGGCCACACCCAGCTGATGCGCGTGGACGGCGTAGGCCGCTACGAGATCCTGGGCGAGACCATTGACGATGCGGCGGGCGAGGCATTTGACAAGTCCGCCAAGCTCATGGGCTTGGGCTACCCCGGTGGCCCGGCGCTGTCCCGGCTGGCGGAGCAGGGCAGTGCCACGGCCTTCAAGCTGCCACGGCCTTTGCTGCACAGCGGTGATCTGGATTTTTCGTTTGCCGGACTCAAGACGGCCGTGCTCACGCAGGCCAAGAAGCTGGGCGACGAACTCGAAGCGCGCAAGGCCGACCTGGCGGCGAGCACCGAGGCCGCGATTGTCGAAGTGCTGGTGAAGAAGACCCTGGCCGCCCTCAAGCAGACCGGCCTGAAGCGCGTGGTGGTCGCCGGTGGCGTGGGCGCCAACCGGCATCTGCGCGCCCAGCTCAATGCCGCCTGCGCGGCCGCCAAGGTGCGCGTGCACTACCCCGAGCTGCACCTGTGCACCGACAACGGCGCCATGATTGCCATGGCTGCTGCGATGCGCCTGCAGGCCGGGCAGCAGCAGGCCAATACCGACTACGCGTTTGACGTGAAGCCTCGCTGGCCGCTGGATGCGATCACAGTTTGA
- a CDS encoding branched-chain amino acid ABC transporter substrate-binding protein: MNKHINRRRFSASMALTAVATAALLTGCGKVPDTIKIGVAQPLSGPLGALGQDLLNGVKLAVDELNKSGYTVDGKRVTLEVVSVDDKADANTGKAVAQQLVDAGVVAVVGHLNSGVSIETAPIYAAKDIPQIAISTNPKFTQLGFPTTFRMVANDTLQARAIGSFAATQLGANRYAALDDGTPYGKGLADGAAAQLKAEKKEVVVRKSFDDKTVAFDELAGELKAANVEVIVSTLNDFQALALLESLKKVDHTKVSLLGGDTIKTTDMTKGAGIVQGLYATSPVLEAKEFTTGKPFLEKYIAAFKKPPAYGGHYSYDSTYVLSAAIQKAKSADPKDITKALHSINGYAPVIGTMTWDDKGEQRYGAVGVYELRSGNWELRMRSDRW; the protein is encoded by the coding sequence ATGAACAAGCACATCAACCGGCGCCGCTTCTCGGCCAGCATGGCCTTGACCGCAGTGGCGACTGCCGCACTCCTGACCGGATGCGGCAAGGTGCCGGACACCATCAAAATTGGTGTAGCGCAGCCCCTCTCTGGCCCGCTGGGCGCCCTGGGGCAGGATCTGCTCAACGGCGTGAAGCTGGCAGTGGATGAGCTCAACAAGTCCGGCTATACCGTGGACGGCAAACGCGTGACGCTGGAGGTCGTGTCCGTGGACGACAAGGCCGACGCCAACACCGGCAAGGCTGTGGCGCAGCAGCTGGTGGATGCGGGCGTGGTCGCGGTGGTGGGCCACCTCAACTCGGGCGTGAGCATCGAGACCGCACCCATCTACGCCGCCAAAGACATTCCCCAGATCGCCATCTCGACCAACCCCAAGTTCACGCAGCTCGGTTTCCCCACCACGTTCCGCATGGTGGCCAACGACACCTTGCAGGCGCGCGCCATCGGCTCGTTTGCCGCCACGCAGCTGGGCGCCAACCGCTACGCCGCGCTGGACGACGGCACGCCCTACGGCAAGGGCCTGGCCGACGGTGCTGCCGCGCAGCTCAAGGCCGAGAAAAAAGAAGTGGTGGTGCGCAAGTCGTTCGACGACAAGACTGTGGCCTTTGACGAACTGGCCGGTGAACTCAAGGCCGCCAACGTGGAGGTGATCGTCTCGACCCTCAACGACTTCCAGGCCCTGGCGCTGCTCGAATCGCTCAAGAAGGTAGACCACACCAAGGTCAGCCTGCTGGGCGGCGACACCATCAAGACCACCGACATGACCAAGGGCGCGGGCATCGTGCAGGGGCTCTACGCCACATCGCCCGTGCTGGAAGCCAAGGAGTTCACCACCGGCAAGCCCTTCCTCGAAAAGTACATCGCCGCTTTCAAGAAGCCCCCAGCCTACGGCGGCCACTACAGCTATGACAGCACCTACGTGCTCTCGGCCGCCATCCAGAAAGCCAAGTCCGCCGACCCCAAGGACATCACCAAGGCCCTGCACAGCATCAACGGCTACGCCCCGGTGATCGGCACCATGACCTGGGACGACAAGGGCGAGCAACGCTACGGCGCCGTGGGGGTGTACGAGCTGCGCAGCGGCAACTGGGAACTGCGCATGCGGTCGGACCGCTGGTAA
- a CDS encoding ANTAR domain-containing response regulator, with product MNEALRIVVVAPDLAVADPDDEHAVEQAERSRALRIGLLENNFNLVATLPADVFLSERIAQLQPDLIIVDAESEARDALEHVVMATRDERRPIVMFTNDEDTSHVKDAVAAGVSAYIVAGLAPQRIRPILDVAMARFQHEQALRAELADAKTELRDRKTIDRAKGLLMQRQGLTEQAAYEKLRKTAMDKGLKLVDVAQRMLDVMDLLG from the coding sequence ATGAATGAGGCTTTGCGCATCGTGGTGGTGGCCCCGGACCTGGCAGTCGCCGACCCTGACGACGAACACGCCGTGGAACAGGCGGAGCGGTCGCGGGCGCTGCGCATCGGGCTGCTGGAGAACAACTTCAACCTGGTGGCCACGCTGCCCGCCGATGTGTTCCTGAGCGAGCGCATCGCCCAGCTACAGCCCGACCTGATCATCGTGGACGCCGAGAGCGAAGCCCGCGACGCGCTGGAGCATGTGGTGATGGCCACGCGCGACGAGCGCCGCCCCATTGTGATGTTCACCAACGACGAGGACACCTCGCACGTCAAGGATGCCGTGGCTGCGGGCGTTTCTGCCTACATCGTGGCGGGGCTGGCACCCCAGCGCATCCGCCCCATCCTCGATGTGGCCATGGCGCGCTTCCAGCACGAACAGGCGTTGCGCGCCGAGCTGGCCGACGCCAAGACCGAGCTGCGCGACCGCAAGACCATCGACCGCGCCAAGGGCCTGCTGATGCAGCGCCAAGGCCTGACCGAACAGGCCGCCTACGAAAAGCTGCGCAAGACGGCCATGGACAAGGGCCTGAAGCTGGTGGACGTGGCGCAGCGCATGCTGGATGTGATGGATCTGCTGGGGTAA
- a CDS encoding CmpA/NrtA family ABC transporter substrate-binding protein: MTDLLKTSLNRRTVLQAATVGAVGVSPALRALVHAAGSDAPEKKEVKIGFIPLTDCASVVMASVLGFDKKYGVTIVPNKEASWAGVRDKLVNGELDFAHVLYGLVYGVHLGTAGPKKDMAVLMNLNNNGQAITLSKALADKGAVDGPSLAKLMASEKREYTFAGTFPTGTHAMWMHYWLAAAGINPLSGAKLITVPPPQMVANMRVGNMDGFCVGEPWNHRAIMDGIGITANTTQDIWKDHPEKVLGTTAEFVKKYPNTTRAVMMAVLEASQWIDASLSNKMKMAETVAGKAYVNTGVDAINQRILGRYQNGLGKTWDDPNHMKFFNDGAVNFPYLSDGMWFLTQHKRWGLLKSHPDYLAVAKEVNQVELYKSVASAMKISVPKDVLRTSKLIDGVVWDGKDPAKYADGFKIKA, from the coding sequence ATGACCGATCTGTTGAAAACCAGCCTCAACCGCCGCACCGTGCTGCAGGCCGCCACCGTGGGCGCTGTGGGTGTGAGCCCCGCGCTGCGCGCGCTTGTCCACGCAGCGGGCTCCGACGCCCCCGAGAAGAAGGAAGTGAAGATCGGCTTCATTCCGCTGACAGACTGCGCCAGCGTGGTCATGGCCTCGGTGCTGGGCTTCGACAAGAAATACGGCGTGACCATTGTCCCCAATAAGGAAGCCAGCTGGGCCGGCGTGCGCGACAAGCTGGTGAACGGCGAACTGGACTTTGCCCACGTGCTCTACGGCCTGGTCTATGGGGTGCACCTGGGCACCGCCGGTCCCAAGAAGGACATGGCCGTGCTGATGAACCTGAACAACAACGGCCAGGCCATCACCCTCTCCAAAGCCCTGGCCGACAAGGGTGCGGTGGACGGCCCATCCCTGGCCAAGCTCATGGCCAGCGAGAAGCGCGAATACACGTTTGCGGGCACCTTCCCCACCGGCACCCACGCGATGTGGATGCACTACTGGCTGGCGGCTGCGGGCATCAACCCGCTGTCGGGCGCCAAGCTCATCACCGTGCCGCCGCCCCAAATGGTGGCCAACATGCGCGTGGGCAACATGGACGGCTTCTGCGTGGGCGAGCCCTGGAACCACCGCGCCATCATGGACGGCATCGGCATCACGGCCAACACCACGCAGGACATCTGGAAGGACCACCCCGAAAAGGTGCTGGGTACCACGGCCGAATTCGTCAAGAAGTACCCCAACACCACGCGCGCCGTGATGATGGCCGTGCTCGAAGCCAGCCAGTGGATCGATGCCAGCCTCTCCAACAAGATGAAGATGGCCGAGACCGTGGCCGGCAAGGCGTATGTGAACACGGGTGTGGACGCCATCAACCAGCGCATCCTGGGCCGCTACCAGAACGGCCTGGGCAAGACCTGGGACGACCCCAACCACATGAAGTTCTTCAACGACGGCGCGGTGAACTTCCCCTACCTGTCGGACGGCATGTGGTTCCTGACCCAGCACAAGCGCTGGGGCCTGCTCAAGAGCCACCCCGACTACCTCGCCGTGGCCAAGGAAGTCAACCAGGTCGAGCTGTACAAGTCGGTGGCCAGCGCCATGAAGATCAGCGTGCCCAAGGATGTGCTGCGCACCAGCAAGCTCATCGACGGCGTGGTGTGGGACGGCAAGGACCCCGCCAAGTACGCTGACGGCTTCAAGATCAAAGCCTGA
- the ntrB gene encoding nitrate ABC transporter permease, with amino-acid sequence MVSAVFHSPLDAAPVAAQNAMNTVAASTTSTSARSQKVVTSAPKAPAAPAPTTTGRDWSALSRSFWLAVLPPLCGLGLLVGLWAVVSTTTGGSIPSPKDTWLQALEVFSNPFYRNGPNDQGVGWNVLMSLQRVAIGFGMAALVGIPAGFVIGRFNFLSRMFNPLISLLRPVSPLAWLPIGLLVFKGANPAAIWTIFICSIWPMIINTAVGVQRVPQDYMNVARVLNLSEWKIATKILFPAVLPYMLTGVRLAVGTAWLVIVAAEMLTGGVGIGFWVWDEWNNLNVKNIIIAIFVIGIVGLLLEYALIKLATAFTFEEVKA; translated from the coding sequence ATGGTCAGTGCCGTCTTTCATTCCCCGTTGGATGCAGCCCCTGTGGCCGCACAGAATGCTATGAATACTGTAGCTGCAAGCACAACATCCACTAGCGCAAGAAGCCAAAAAGTCGTTACATCTGCCCCCAAGGCACCTGCAGCGCCCGCCCCCACGACCACTGGCCGCGACTGGTCGGCCCTCTCCCGCAGCTTCTGGCTGGCCGTGCTGCCCCCGCTGTGTGGCCTGGGCCTGCTCGTCGGCCTGTGGGCGGTGGTCTCCACCACCACGGGCGGCAGCATCCCCAGCCCCAAGGACACCTGGCTGCAGGCGCTGGAAGTGTTCAGCAACCCCTTCTACCGCAACGGCCCCAACGACCAGGGCGTGGGCTGGAATGTGCTGATGAGCCTGCAGCGCGTGGCCATCGGCTTCGGCATGGCGGCGCTGGTGGGCATTCCCGCAGGCTTTGTGATCGGGCGCTTCAACTTCCTGTCGCGCATGTTCAACCCGCTCATCAGCCTGCTGCGCCCCGTGTCGCCGCTGGCGTGGCTGCCGATCGGTCTGCTGGTCTTCAAAGGCGCCAACCCGGCCGCCATCTGGACCATCTTCATCTGCTCCATCTGGCCCATGATCATCAACACCGCCGTGGGTGTGCAGCGCGTACCGCAGGACTACATGAACGTGGCCCGGGTACTGAACCTCAGCGAATGGAAGATCGCCACCAAGATCCTCTTCCCCGCCGTGCTGCCCTACATGCTGACCGGTGTGCGTCTGGCCGTTGGCACCGCGTGGCTGGTGATCGTGGCGGCCGAGATGCTGACCGGCGGCGTGGGCATCGGCTTTTGGGTGTGGGACGAGTGGAACAACCTCAACGTCAAGAACATCATCATCGCGATCTTTGTGATCGGCATCGTCGGGCTGCTGCTGGAGTACGCGCTCATCAAGCTGGCCACCGCATTTACTTTTGAAGAGGTGAAAGCATGA
- a CDS encoding ABC transporter ATP-binding protein produces the protein MSTKFIEIHGVEQTFKTAKGLFPALRDIHLTIAKGEFVALIGHSGCGKSTLLNLIAGLTTPTNGALLCANKEIKGPGPERAVVFQNHSLLPWLTCFDNIYLAVERVFGAKESKAQLKARTDAALALVGLTHAGQKRPGEISGGMKQRVGIARALSMEPQVLLMDEPFGALDALTRAKLQDELLEIVARTQSTVVMVTHDVDEAVLLSDKIVMMTNGPAATIGEVLTVDLPRPRKRVELAEDPQYVHYRKAVIDFLYTRQGHVEKAA, from the coding sequence ATGAGCACCAAGTTCATCGAGATCCACGGCGTCGAGCAGACCTTCAAGACAGCCAAGGGCCTGTTCCCGGCGCTGCGCGACATTCACCTGACGATTGCCAAGGGGGAGTTCGTGGCACTCATCGGCCATTCCGGCTGCGGCAAGTCCACCCTGCTCAACCTGATTGCTGGCCTGACCACGCCCACCAACGGCGCATTGCTCTGCGCCAACAAGGAGATCAAAGGCCCGGGGCCGGAACGCGCGGTGGTGTTCCAGAACCACTCGCTGCTGCCCTGGCTCACCTGCTTTGACAACATCTACCTCGCAGTGGAGCGCGTGTTTGGCGCCAAGGAAAGCAAGGCCCAGCTCAAGGCCCGCACCGATGCCGCGCTGGCTCTGGTGGGCCTGACGCACGCGGGGCAGAAGCGCCCCGGCGAAATCTCGGGCGGCATGAAGCAGCGCGTGGGCATTGCCCGGGCGCTGTCCATGGAGCCTCAGGTGCTGCTGATGGACGAGCCCTTCGGCGCGCTCGACGCCTTGACCCGCGCCAAGCTGCAGGATGAACTGCTGGAGATCGTGGCCCGCACCCAAAGCACCGTGGTCATGGTGACCCACGACGTGGACGAGGCCGTGCTGCTGTCCGACAAGATCGTGATGATGACCAACGGCCCAGCCGCCACGATTGGCGAGGTGCTGACCGTGGACTTGCCCCGCCCCCGCAAGCGCGTGGAACTGGCCGAGGACCCGCAGTACGTGCACTACCGCAAGGCGGTGATCGACTTTCTCTATACGCGGCAGGGCCACGTCGAAAAAGCTGCCTGA
- a CDS encoding CBS domain-containing protein codes for MTAVAKILQSKPDATVHTISPAASVLDALQLMADKGIGALIVTEGASIVGIFTERDYARKIALMGRTSAVTQVKDVMTSAVMFVRPDQTSEQCMQLMSNNRLRHLPVVDGGKLVGMISIGDLVKDIISEQKFIIEQLENYITGSH; via the coding sequence ATGACCGCAGTCGCCAAGATTCTTCAGTCCAAACCCGACGCCACCGTCCACACCATCAGCCCTGCTGCCTCCGTGCTGGACGCTCTCCAGCTCATGGCCGACAAGGGCATTGGCGCGCTCATCGTGACCGAGGGCGCGTCCATCGTCGGCATCTTCACCGAGCGGGACTACGCCCGCAAAATTGCCCTCATGGGGCGCACGTCGGCCGTCACCCAGGTCAAGGATGTGATGACCTCGGCCGTGATGTTTGTGCGCCCGGACCAGACCAGCGAGCAGTGCATGCAGCTCATGAGCAACAACCGCCTGCGCCACCTGCCCGTGGTGGATGGCGGCAAGCTCGTGGGCATGATTTCCATTGGCGACCTGGTCAAGGACATCATCTCCGAGCAGAAATTCATCATTGAGCAGTTGGAGAACTACATCACCGGGAGCCATTGA
- a CDS encoding DUF4148 domain-containing protein, which translates to MNNTARFLSIAAVAAFASFGAQADEADASQFATQFQTSRTRAEVIAEATTAVQMRSQEPAGSRVVTYKSTADRAAVRAEAAAQAMRTGRVGPAEGG; encoded by the coding sequence ATGAACAACACCGCACGTTTCCTGTCTATCGCCGCTGTGGCTGCTTTCGCCTCTTTTGGCGCCCAGGCTGACGAAGCCGATGCTTCGCAATTCGCCACCCAATTCCAGACCAGCCGCACCCGCGCTGAAGTGATCGCTGAAGCCACCACCGCCGTGCAAATGCGCAGCCAAGAGCCCGCTGGCTCCCGCGTGGTGACCTACAAGTCCACGGCTGACCGCGCTGCCGTGCGTGCCGAAGCTGCCGCACAAGCCATGCGCACTGGCCGCGTGGGCCCCGCTGAAGGCGGCTGA
- a CDS encoding TRAP transporter substrate-binding protein: protein MKTFRRTLLAALSVAAITCSFQAAAQDFKPRIIRFGYGLNEDSNQGRATKLFAQEVEKASGGKMKIRAIGAAALGSDVQMQQALIGGAQEMMVGSTATLVGITKEMAIWDTPFLFNNAKEADVVLDGPVGQKVMDKLQEKGLVGLVYWENGFRNLTNSKRPVNKLEDMDGIKLRVMQNNVFLDSFKTLGANAVPLPFSELFTALETKTVDGQENPYNTILSSKFYEVQKYLTVTNHVYSPWIVLVSKKYWDGLSKAEQKVLLDAAKKSRDFERQDTRAEADKALADLKGKGMQVNELPAAEANRMREKLSAVNASIAANVGEGLWKEVQGAVAQARAGK from the coding sequence ATGAAAACTTTCCGTCGCACCCTGCTGGCCGCTCTGTCGGTCGCTGCCATCACCTGCTCGTTCCAGGCCGCAGCCCAAGACTTCAAGCCGCGCATCATCCGTTTTGGCTACGGCCTCAACGAGGACTCCAACCAGGGCCGGGCCACCAAACTGTTTGCCCAGGAAGTGGAAAAGGCCTCGGGCGGCAAGATGAAGATTCGCGCCATCGGTGCCGCCGCGCTGGGCTCGGACGTGCAGATGCAGCAGGCCCTGATCGGCGGCGCGCAGGAGATGATGGTGGGCTCCACGGCCACGCTGGTGGGCATCACCAAGGAAATGGCGATCTGGGACACGCCGTTCCTGTTCAACAACGCCAAGGAAGCCGATGTGGTGCTGGACGGCCCCGTGGGCCAGAAGGTGATGGACAAACTGCAGGAAAAGGGCCTGGTGGGCCTGGTGTACTGGGAAAACGGTTTCCGTAACCTCACCAACAGCAAGCGCCCGGTCAACAAGCTGGAAGACATGGATGGCATCAAGCTGCGCGTAATGCAGAACAACGTGTTCCTCGACAGCTTCAAGACCCTGGGTGCCAACGCTGTGCCGCTGCCGTTCTCCGAACTCTTCACCGCGCTGGAAACCAAGACGGTGGACGGCCAGGAGAACCCCTACAACACCATCCTGTCGAGCAAGTTCTATGAGGTGCAGAAGTACCTCACGGTGACCAACCACGTCTACAGCCCCTGGATCGTGCTGGTCAGCAAGAAGTACTGGGACGGCCTGTCGAAGGCCGAGCAGAAGGTGCTGCTCGATGCCGCCAAGAAGAGCCGCGACTTCGAGCGCCAGGACACGCGTGCGGAGGCCGACAAGGCGCTGGCCGACCTCAAGGGCAAGGGCATGCAGGTCAACGAACTGCCCGCCGCCGAAGCCAACCGCATGCGCGAAAAGCTCAGTGCTGTGAACGCCAGCATTGCCGCCAACGTGGGTGAGGGTTTGTGGAAGGAAGTGCAGGGAGCCGTGGCCCAGGCGCGCGCTGGCAAGTAA
- a CDS encoding TRAP transporter large permease — MFGLTPEALAFVVFSLGMLVLMGTGMNMGLALVLTGAGMAWVLDFWDAQLLAQNLVAGVDSFPLLAVPFFILAGELMNSGGISRRIIDMAQAWVGHIRGGLGYVAIGAAVLMASMSGSALADTAALATILLPMMRQQGYPMNTSAGLIASGGIIAPIIPPSMPFVIYGVTTNTSISALFVSGIVPGLMMGVGLIFAWRWVLRGMNLPQGEPLPIKDRLRATVRAFWAMLMPLIIIGGMKTGVFTPTEAAVVAAFYALVVALFVHREMKLADIYGVLVRAAKTTSVVMFLCAGAQVASYMITLADLPNVLTNWLGPLVENPRLLMAVMMIVLVLIGTALDLTPTILIFAPVMLPIAVKAGIDPVYFGLMFVLNGAIGLITPPVGTVLNVVAGVGRISMHSVIKGVNPFLITYVLILALLVVFPQIVTAPVVWLR, encoded by the coding sequence ATGTTCGGACTGACGCCTGAAGCCTTGGCCTTTGTGGTCTTTTCGCTGGGCATGCTGGTGCTGATGGGCACCGGCATGAACATGGGCCTCGCCCTGGTGCTCACGGGCGCTGGCATGGCCTGGGTGCTGGACTTCTGGGACGCGCAGCTGCTGGCCCAGAACCTGGTGGCGGGGGTGGACAGCTTTCCGCTGCTGGCCGTGCCCTTCTTCATCCTGGCCGGTGAGCTGATGAACTCGGGCGGCATCAGCCGCCGCATCATCGACATGGCGCAGGCCTGGGTGGGGCACATCCGGGGCGGGCTGGGTTACGTGGCCATTGGCGCTGCGGTGCTCATGGCCAGCATGAGCGGCTCGGCCCTGGCCGACACGGCAGCCTTGGCCACCATCCTGCTGCCCATGATGCGGCAGCAGGGCTACCCCATGAACACGTCTGCTGGGCTGATCGCCTCGGGCGGCATCATTGCACCCATCATCCCGCCGTCCATGCCGTTCGTGATCTATGGCGTGACGACCAACACCTCGATCTCGGCGCTGTTTGTGTCGGGCATCGTGCCGGGGCTGATGATGGGTGTGGGCCTCATCTTTGCCTGGCGCTGGGTGCTGCGCGGCATGAACCTGCCCCAGGGCGAGCCCTTGCCCATCAAGGACCGTCTGCGCGCCACAGTGCGCGCCTTCTGGGCCATGCTGATGCCGCTCATCATCATCGGCGGCATGAAGACGGGCGTGTTCACCCCCACGGAAGCCGCCGTGGTGGCCGCGTTCTACGCCCTGGTGGTGGCGCTGTTCGTGCACCGCGAGATGAAGCTGGCCGACATCTATGGCGTGCTGGTGCGCGCAGCCAAGACGACCTCCGTCGTGATGTTTTTGTGTGCTGGCGCCCAGGTGGCCAGCTACATGATCACGCTGGCCGACCTGCCTAATGTGTTGACGAACTGGCTGGGCCCGCTGGTGGAGAACCCGCGCCTGCTGATGGCCGTGATGATGATCGTGCTGGTGCTCATCGGCACGGCGCTGGACCTCACGCCCACCATCCTGATCTTTGCGCCCGTGATGCTGCCCATCGCCGTCAAGGCGGGGATCGATCCGGTGTATTTCGGTCTGATGTTCGTGCTCAACGGCGCCATCGGCCTCATCACCCCGCCGGTCGGCACCGTGCTCAACGTGGTCGCCGGGGTAGGGCGCATCTCGATGCACAGCGTCATCAAGGGCGTGAACCCGTTTCTCATCACCTACGTGCTGATCCTGGCGTTGCTGGTGGTCTTCCCGCAGATCGTGACTGCGCCCGTCGTCTGGCTGCGCTAG
- a CDS encoding TRAP transporter small permease, with product MSSPAQQAVPQSRFARVSQVLMASCLGVMAVAVFINVVLRYGFGSGVAASEELSRLLFVWMVFIGAAAAYPGGEHMAFTSLAGLLAQRPVAFGVLTAVIRLLVIAACAMLAWGAWQQVVVGMGSRSVVMAYPAALLPLPAFLCAVAIGVMATIELIQRKPLDLGHGAEVE from the coding sequence ATGAGTTCCCCCGCACAACAAGCCGTGCCGCAAAGCCGCTTTGCCCGGGTCTCCCAGGTGCTCATGGCCAGCTGCCTGGGCGTGATGGCCGTGGCCGTGTTCATCAACGTGGTGCTGCGCTACGGCTTTGGCAGTGGCGTGGCGGCCAGCGAAGAGCTGTCGCGCCTGCTGTTCGTCTGGATGGTGTTCATCGGTGCCGCAGCGGCCTACCCGGGAGGTGAACACATGGCCTTCACCAGCCTGGCAGGCCTGCTGGCCCAACGCCCGGTGGCCTTTGGTGTGCTCACGGCCGTGATCCGGCTGCTGGTGATCGCCGCCTGCGCCATGCTGGCCTGGGGCGCCTGGCAACAGGTGGTGGTGGGCATGGGCAGCCGCTCGGTGGTCATGGCCTACCCGGCGGCCTTGCTGCCGCTGCCAGCCTTTTTGTGTGCGGTGGCCATCGGGGTGATGGCGACCATTGAATTGATTCAACGCAAGCCCTTGGACCTGGGCCACGGCGCGGAGGTGGAGTGA
- a CDS encoding gluconokinase, with amino-acid sequence MSFQASPAFVVVMGVAGCGKSSLGSALAQAEGLPLIEGDDHHSPASREKMRQGIALTDADREGWLTTLGQLLQAQPQGAVLTCSALKKVYRDRLRNACPGLRFVFLEIDRASAGQRVAARAGTHFFSSALVDSQFATLESPVGEAGVLRLDALLDLPTLQQQASAWLATKETA; translated from the coding sequence ATGAGTTTTCAAGCGTCACCCGCTTTTGTGGTCGTCATGGGCGTGGCGGGCTGCGGCAAGTCCAGCCTGGGTTCTGCCCTGGCACAGGCCGAGGGCCTGCCCCTGATCGAAGGGGACGACCACCACAGCCCTGCCAGCCGCGAAAAGATGCGCCAGGGCATTGCACTGACCGATGCAGACCGGGAAGGCTGGCTGACCACCTTGGGGCAACTGCTACAAGCCCAGCCCCAGGGCGCGGTGCTGACCTGCTCGGCGCTCAAGAAGGTCTACCGGGACCGCTTGCGCAACGCCTGCCCCGGGCTGCGGTTTGTCTTTCTGGAGATTGACCGCGCGAGCGCAGGCCAACGCGTGGCTGCCCGTGCGGGCACCCACTTTTTCTCCAGCGCCTTGGTGGACAGCCAGTTCGCCACGCTGGAATCCCCAGTGGGCGAGGCGGGCGTGCTGCGCCTGGATGCATTGCTGGACCTGCCCACGCTGCAACAGCAAGCCTCGGCCTGGCTGGCCACGAAGGAGACCGCATGA